A DNA window from Brassica napus cultivar Da-Ae chromosome C1, Da-Ae, whole genome shotgun sequence contains the following coding sequences:
- the LOC106347230 gene encoding beta-glucosidase 44 translates to MRHLIAPPWPLFLLALILLCFFSSGESSPFGEKIKLDTGGLSRQSFPKDFLFGTATSAYQVEGETHQDGRGPSIWDAFVKIPGTIAKNATAELTVDQYHRYKEDVDLMKKLNFDAYRFSISWSRIFPEGTGKINWKGVDYYNRLINYLIQKGITPYANLYHYDLPLALEKKYKGLLDRQVVNDFADYAEFCFNIFGDRVKNWMTFNEPRVVAALGYDNGIFAPGRCSKSYGNCTQGNSGTEPYIVSHHLILAHAAAAQRYRKYYQAKQKGRIGILLDFVWYEPLTRSKADYFAAQRARDFHIGWFIHPIVYGEYPQTMQNIVKDRLPKFTEEEVKMVKGSIDFVGINQYTTYFMSDTHNATIPKELGYQQDWNATFGFAKLGKPIGPRAYSYWLYNVPWGMYKALMYMKERYGNPTMILSENGMDDSGNVTLAQGLHDTTRIKYYKDYLTQLKKAVDDGANVKGYFAWSLLDNFEWLSGYTSRFGIVYVDYKTLKRYPKMSAQWFMQLLKRNKK, encoded by the exons ATGAGGCACCTCATTGCACCTCCGTGGCCTCTCTTTCTTCTTGCCCTCATCCTCCTCTGTTTTTTCAGTTCCGGCGAATCCTCACCGTTCGGAGAGAAGATTAAACTGGACACCGGCGGTCTAAGTAGACAGAGTTTTCCAAAGGACTTCTTGTTCGGAACAGCCACGTCAGCTTATCAGGTCGAAGGCGAAACTCATCAAGATGGTCGTGGCCCAAGCATTTGGGACGCCTTCGTCAAGATTCCTG GGACTATCGCCAAGAATGCCACGGCTGAGCTAACAGTGGATCAATATCATCGTTACAAG GAAGATGTGGATTTGATGAAGAAACTTAATTTCGATGCTTATAGATTTTCCATTTCATGGTCCAGAATATTCCCTG AGGGAACCGGTAAAATCAACTGGAAAGGAGTTGATTATTACAACCGATTGATCAATTATTTGATCCAAAAAG GGATTACACCGTATGCAAATCTGTACCATTACGATCTTCCATTGGCTTTGGAAAAGAAGTATAAAGGCTTGCTTGATAGACAAGTTGT GAATGATTTTGCGGATTACGCAGAGTTTTGTTTCAATATATTTGGAGATAGAGTGAAAAACTGGATGACGTTTAATGAACCGCGTGTGGTAGCTGCCTTGGGTTATGATAATGGTATATTCGCACCGGGTAGATGCTCTAAATCGTATGGAAACTGCACACAGGGGAACTCAGGTACTGAGCCATACATTGTTTCCCATCACCTTATCTTGGCCCATGCAGCAGCCGCCCAAAGATACCGCAAATATTACCAA GCGAAACAAAAAGGAAGAATTGGGATTCTTCTAGATTTCGTTTGGTATGAGCCGCTTACTAGAAGTAAAGCAGATTATTTTGCAGCTCAAAGGGCAAGAGACTTCCATATCGGATG GTTTATTCACCCAATAGTATACGGAGAGTATCCACAGACAATGCAGAATATCGTGAAAGATAGGCTTCCGAAATTTACAGAGGAGGAAGTGAAAATGGTGAAAGGTTCCATAGATTTCGTGGGAATAAACCAATACACAACTTATTTCATGTCAGATACTCATAACGCCACCATACCTAAGGAGCTGGGTTACCAACAAGATTGGAATGCTACTTTCGGGT TTGCAAAGTTGGGGAAGCCAATCGGTCCAAGG GCGTACTCTTATTGGTTATACAACGTACCATGGGGAATGTACAAAGCCTTGATGTACATGAAGGAACGTTACGGCAACCCAACTATGATTCTCTCCGAAAATG GTATGGATGATTCAGGCAACGTTACTCTAGCTCAAGGACTACACGACACAACGAGAATCAAGTACTATAAAGATTACTTAACTCAACTTAAGAAAGCTGTGGATGATGGAGCCAATGTGAAGGGATATTTCGCGTGGTCATTGCTTGATAATTTCGAATGGCTGTCAGGATATACTTCAAG GTTCGGGATCGTCTATGTTGATTACAAGACCCTGAAGAGGTACCCCAAGATGTCTGCACAATGGTTTATGCAACTTCTGAAACGAAACAAGAAATGA